From a single Mycolicibacterium mengxianglii genomic region:
- a CDS encoding GAF domain-containing sensor histidine kinase — translation MVSASWGFGLALATSLASTLAYVGFHVSEGSGSLAPAVVVFLTLALLANVLVGQARLRALEADQRRREADLSAELARIMLRSVDLPAALDAASTRMAEVLELPYATLTLEVGQADDGHQTITLHDGSTPVGSLLVPATLPAGGTQRVRRLVPSLEALLSAARERAQITAAVSALAEQQAALRRVATLVARGANPADIYPVAVTELARGLNAEHASLVRFASDTEAVVVAGTAAEPLNPFAPGERVSLTGDNVAIRIQATGRPARIDDYSAATGEWAARVHQLGLTSGVGAPVTVDGRTWGAMIVCSTKPTLPPETEDKVTDFADLVSTAIFNSETRAELQASRARIVAAADQARRGFERDLHDGAQQRIVSLGLELGAISAAAGAESPELAGQLGAVVEGLSGLYADLQELSRGIHPAILSRGGLGPAIKTLARRSPVPVDLSLDIAAQIPDSVQVAAYYVVAEALTNTAKYAGAEQVSVLATARDGHLHLAIADDGVGGAQAGGGSGLIGLTDRVNALSGDLTVSSPQGGGTTLCATIPLTPEH, via the coding sequence GTGGTGTCCGCCAGTTGGGGGTTCGGGCTGGCCCTGGCCACATCGCTGGCGAGCACGCTCGCCTACGTGGGCTTCCACGTCAGCGAGGGCAGCGGCAGCCTGGCGCCCGCGGTGGTCGTCTTCCTCACCCTGGCGCTGCTGGCCAACGTCCTGGTCGGGCAGGCCCGGCTACGCGCACTGGAGGCCGACCAACGGCGCCGCGAGGCTGACCTGTCGGCGGAGCTGGCTCGCATCATGCTGCGATCGGTCGACCTGCCTGCCGCCCTGGACGCCGCGAGCACCCGGATGGCGGAGGTGCTCGAACTGCCGTATGCCACGCTCACCCTCGAGGTCGGGCAGGCCGACGATGGCCATCAAACGATCACGCTCCACGACGGCAGCACCCCGGTAGGCAGCCTGTTGGTCCCGGCTACGCTGCCCGCCGGCGGCACTCAGCGAGTGCGGCGTCTGGTCCCGTCCCTGGAAGCTCTGCTGTCGGCGGCCCGGGAACGTGCCCAGATCACCGCCGCGGTCAGCGCACTGGCCGAACAGCAGGCCGCGCTGCGCCGGGTCGCCACCCTGGTGGCCCGGGGAGCCAACCCCGCCGACATCTACCCCGTCGCCGTCACCGAACTGGCCCGCGGCCTCAATGCCGAGCACGCCAGCCTGGTGCGTTTCGCCTCCGACACCGAGGCGGTCGTGGTGGCCGGCACGGCCGCCGAGCCGCTGAACCCGTTCGCCCCCGGTGAGCGGGTCTCCCTGACCGGGGACAATGTCGCGATCCGGATCCAAGCCACAGGTCGGCCGGCGCGCATCGACGACTATTCCGCAGCGACGGGAGAGTGGGCCGCCCGCGTGCACCAGCTGGGGTTGACGTCGGGGGTCGGTGCGCCGGTGACCGTTGACGGCCGCACCTGGGGTGCCATGATCGTCTGCTCCACCAAGCCGACGCTGCCTCCCGAAACCGAGGACAAGGTAACGGATTTCGCCGATCTGGTGTCCACCGCCATCTTCAATTCCGAGACCCGTGCCGAATTGCAGGCCTCCCGGGCCCGCATCGTCGCCGCCGCGGACCAGGCGCGCCGGGGGTTCGAGCGGGACCTGCACGACGGGGCGCAGCAGCGCATCGTGTCCCTGGGCCTGGAGCTCGGTGCCATATCGGCGGCGGCGGGGGCGGAGAGTCCTGAGCTGGCGGGTCAGCTGGGCGCGGTGGTGGAGGGGCTGTCCGGCCTCTACGCCGACCTGCAAGAGCTCTCCCGCGGCATCCACCCGGCCATCCTCTCGCGCGGCGGCCTGGGCCCCGCTATCAAGACCCTGGCCCGGCGATCACCGGTTCCGGTGGACCTGAGTCTCGACATTGCCGCCCAGATCCCGGATTCCGTTCAGGTCGCGGCCTATTACGTGGTCGCCGAGGCGCTCACCAACACCGCCAAATATGCCGGGGCCGAGCAGGTCTCGGTGCTGGCGACCGCGCGTGACGGGCACCTGCATCTGGCCATCGCCGACGACGGGGTGGGTGGCGCTCAAGCCGGTGGCGGCTCGGGGCTGATCGGCCTGACCGACCGGGTCAATGCGCTCTCCGGTGACCTCACGGTCAGTAGTCCGCAGGGCGGCGGCACCACGCTGTGCGCCACCATCCCGTTAACGCCCGAGCACTGA
- a CDS encoding glycine betaine ABC transporter substrate-binding protein yields MANQPIRVGHIDLGFHDASAWEVERILAEYGHAIERSAAPHEEMFRRLRRGDVDVLVSAWLPNSHGEYLAGFEHEVTKVTVLYEPYCIWGVPDYVPIDSVAEIGDLTAPATLDRMDRLIQGITPGAGISRFWATAVQEYGLDHYGYQFQTGTAEQCIGRFVDAVAERRWVVIPLWHPQWLHHRYRIRALRDPNGVLGGRDQATLLVRKDAEENIGRAALGELREFHLGNTRVSELDDRLLRASSVLGR; encoded by the coding sequence ATGGCCAACCAGCCAATTCGTGTGGGGCACATCGATCTGGGCTTCCACGATGCCAGCGCCTGGGAGGTGGAGCGGATCCTGGCCGAGTACGGCCACGCCATCGAAAGGTCCGCTGCGCCGCACGAGGAGATGTTCCGACGGTTGCGCCGTGGTGACGTCGACGTGCTGGTGTCGGCATGGCTACCGAACAGCCACGGTGAATACCTGGCGGGCTTCGAACACGAGGTCACCAAGGTCACCGTGCTCTACGAGCCGTACTGCATCTGGGGTGTGCCCGACTATGTGCCCATCGACAGCGTCGCTGAAATCGGCGATCTGACCGCACCCGCCACACTCGACAGGATGGACCGGCTGATCCAGGGCATCACCCCCGGGGCGGGCATCAGTCGGTTCTGGGCCACCGCAGTGCAGGAGTACGGCCTCGATCACTACGGATACCAATTCCAGACGGGCACCGCGGAGCAGTGCATCGGCCGGTTCGTCGACGCCGTGGCTGAGCGCAGGTGGGTCGTCATCCCGCTGTGGCATCCCCAGTGGCTGCATCACCGTTACCGGATTCGTGCGCTGCGGGATCCGAACGGTGTTCTCGGCGGCCGGGATCAAGCCACGCTGCTGGTCCGCAAGGATGCCGAGGAGAACATCGGCCGAGCGGCGCTCGGCGAGCTGCGCGAATTCCACCTGGGCAATACCAGGGTCAGCGAGCTCGATGACCGGCTGCTGCGGGCGTCCTCAGTGCTCGGGCGTTAA
- a CDS encoding endonuclease/exonuclease/phosphatase family protein, translating to MTGRPEMSWRNTFLHRTIRVPVGQFDEGAGRWVDSRDTRPVTCSSLSVATFNIWYDDYHAQQRYQTIATVLSREMPDVMVFQEVTQPALDVLLAQPWIRTHYRRAAIIGGRLGNYGMLLLSRPAVGRVTYTRLPTKLSRGYLTAEFELNSTAQKIVGVHLESGKTAQRTRARQLSCLFRANRNSDNVIVAGDFNMRDDENHLLPPDYRDVWPALRPGDPGYTEDTSVNLMRFDNKDKHRHVRFDRVLCKGDAWVPERIRLLGCEPVSPALPRVFPSDHFGVLCQFGAAESKFGC from the coding sequence GTGACAGGCCGTCCTGAGATGTCATGGCGCAACACGTTTTTGCACCGCACCATCCGGGTCCCGGTCGGGCAGTTCGACGAGGGGGCCGGCCGCTGGGTGGACAGCCGCGACACCCGTCCCGTCACTTGCTCGTCGTTATCGGTGGCGACGTTCAACATCTGGTACGACGACTACCATGCACAGCAGCGATATCAGACGATCGCCACCGTGTTGTCCCGAGAGATGCCGGATGTCATGGTCTTTCAGGAAGTGACCCAGCCTGCGCTCGACGTCCTGCTCGCCCAACCGTGGATCAGGACGCACTACCGTCGTGCTGCCATCATCGGTGGCCGACTCGGCAATTACGGCATGCTGCTACTGTCCCGGCCGGCCGTAGGGCGCGTGACCTACACCCGGTTGCCCACCAAGCTGTCGCGCGGTTACCTGACAGCGGAATTCGAACTCAACAGCACCGCACAGAAGATCGTCGGCGTGCATCTCGAAAGCGGCAAAACCGCACAACGGACACGCGCGCGGCAACTGTCATGCCTGTTCCGGGCCAACCGCAACTCCGACAACGTGATCGTGGCGGGTGACTTCAACATGCGCGATGACGAGAACCACCTCCTGCCTCCCGACTATCGTGACGTCTGGCCCGCGTTGCGACCCGGCGATCCCGGTTACACCGAGGACACGTCTGTCAACCTGATGCGATTCGACAACAAGGACAAGCACCGCCACGTCCGCTTCGACCGGGTGTTGTGCAAGGGCGACGCCTGGGTGCCGGAGCGCATCAGACTGCTCGGGTGTGAACCCGTTTCCCCTGCGCTGCCGCGGGTTTTCCCGTCCGACCATTTCGGCGTGCTGTGTCAGTTTGGGGCCGCCGAGTCGAAATTTGGGTGCTAG
- a CDS encoding tocopherol cyclase family protein translates to MFRRTGADVPFGDPVPSHGTEMEGWFWRLSDPATGRVVVALCSANRHPDGDWSTAAIAVHPGGIVRSAAIDNASADEARFSVRAESDGNCVDAEREKLTMVIGDTALHLRVDEDYRWPKAFAGGGAVSAVPFLNQYWHPYRLNGRASGTVTHGEQQWTFNDATLYCERNWGAGFPQRWWWGQAHDFDDADVCVAFSGGLLELGPLRREVTGVVVRLGEKVIRITPPAPVTYRGGDDSWQVSARNARYQIELDGRGTSDGPHVLPVPLPGERRNVDTDFEYLAGRLRCTVREWGRVIFDGTTELAGLEIGDRPS, encoded by the coding sequence ATGTTTCGGAGGACCGGCGCTGACGTGCCGTTCGGGGATCCGGTGCCCTCACACGGCACCGAGATGGAAGGCTGGTTCTGGCGTCTGTCCGACCCCGCGACAGGGCGCGTCGTCGTCGCTCTCTGCAGCGCCAACCGCCACCCCGACGGAGACTGGTCCACCGCCGCGATTGCCGTGCACCCGGGCGGGATCGTGCGCTCGGCGGCGATCGACAACGCCAGCGCCGACGAGGCCAGGTTCTCGGTGCGGGCCGAATCCGATGGCAACTGTGTTGACGCCGAGCGGGAGAAGCTGACCATGGTCATCGGGGATACCGCGCTGCACCTGCGGGTCGACGAAGACTATCGGTGGCCCAAAGCGTTCGCCGGTGGCGGAGCGGTATCCGCGGTGCCCTTCCTCAACCAGTACTGGCATCCATACCGTCTCAACGGCCGGGCATCGGGCACCGTCACCCACGGCGAGCAACAGTGGACGTTCAACGACGCCACCCTTTATTGCGAACGCAACTGGGGAGCCGGCTTCCCGCAGCGGTGGTGGTGGGGACAGGCGCATGACTTCGACGACGCCGATGTGTGTGTGGCGTTCTCCGGCGGACTGCTCGAACTGGGGCCGCTGCGCCGTGAAGTCACCGGAGTGGTGGTGCGGTTGGGTGAGAAGGTCATTCGCATCACGCCGCCGGCCCCGGTGACCTACCGGGGCGGCGACGACAGCTGGCAGGTCTCCGCCCGCAACGCGCGCTACCAGATCGAACTGGACGGGCGCGGAACCAGCGACGGACCACATGTGCTGCCGGTGCCGTTGCCCGGTGAGCGTCGCAACGTCGACACCGACTTCGAATACCTGGCAGGTCGCCTGCGCTGCACCGTTCGTGAGTGGGGCCGGGTGATCTTCGACGGGACAACGGAACTGGCCGGACTGGAGATCGGTGACAGGCCGTCCTGA
- a CDS encoding alcohol dehydrogenase catalytic domain-containing protein: protein MSTTIRGAVLEQIGLARPYAESTPLSISELDLAPPGDGELLIRIEAAGLCHSDLSVVDGNRVRPVPMLLGHEAAGVVEKIGGDASDLPVGQRVVMTFLPRCGHCDACATDGLAPCIPGSAANAAGTLMSGAIRLTRDGQPVRHHLGVSGFATHAVVDRRSVVPVDSDVPPVVASLLGCAVLTGGGAVLNAGLPRPGQTVIVVGLGGVGMAAVLTALAHADVRVVGIDQLAGKLDDALAAGAHEVYTPEQAVEAGLKAAVVIEAVGHPAALETAVALTGPGGRTITVGLPRPDARITLSPLGFVAEGRSLIGSYLGSAVPARDIPRFVAMWRAGKLPVESLVSASISLEQINQGMDELAAGRAVRQVIEFH from the coding sequence ATGAGCACCACGATTCGCGGCGCCGTACTGGAGCAGATCGGGCTGGCGCGGCCCTATGCCGAATCCACTCCGCTGAGCATCTCGGAACTGGATCTGGCGCCGCCCGGTGACGGTGAACTGCTGATCCGCATCGAAGCGGCCGGACTCTGCCATTCCGATCTGTCGGTGGTCGACGGAAACCGGGTCCGGCCGGTGCCGATGCTGCTGGGACACGAAGCGGCGGGCGTGGTCGAGAAGATCGGCGGGGACGCGTCCGACCTGCCGGTCGGCCAACGGGTGGTGATGACATTCCTGCCGCGGTGCGGCCACTGCGACGCGTGCGCCACCGACGGCCTGGCGCCGTGCATACCGGGCAGCGCCGCCAACGCCGCGGGCACATTGATGAGCGGCGCGATCCGGCTCACCCGCGACGGCCAACCGGTGCGCCACCACCTCGGGGTGTCCGGCTTCGCCACCCATGCCGTGGTCGATCGACGTTCCGTCGTGCCGGTGGACTCCGATGTTCCTCCGGTCGTCGCGTCGCTGCTGGGGTGCGCGGTGCTCACCGGCGGCGGCGCAGTACTCAACGCCGGCCTGCCCCGGCCCGGGCAGACAGTGATCGTGGTGGGGCTCGGAGGTGTGGGGATGGCGGCCGTGCTGACCGCGCTGGCCCACGCCGACGTCCGCGTTGTCGGAATCGACCAGCTGGCGGGCAAACTGGACGACGCGCTGGCCGCCGGTGCCCACGAGGTCTACACCCCGGAGCAGGCCGTCGAGGCCGGCCTCAAGGCGGCGGTGGTCATCGAAGCGGTCGGCCATCCGGCGGCGTTGGAAACCGCGGTGGCCCTCACCGGGCCCGGTGGTCGGACCATCACCGTGGGTCTGCCGCGGCCTGACGCCCGGATCACGCTGTCCCCGCTGGGTTTTGTGGCCGAGGGCAGATCGCTGATCGGCAGTTATCTCGGTTCGGCGGTGCCGGCCCGCGATATTCCGCGTTTCGTGGCGATGTGGCGAGCGGGCAAGCTACCGGTGGAATCGCTGGTGTCGGCCTCGATCAGCCTCGAGCAGATCAACCAGGGGATGGACGAGCTCGCGGCGGGGCGGGCCGTGCGTCAGGTGATCGAATTCCACTGA
- a CDS encoding acyl-CoA thioesterase, with amino-acid sequence MTSSERELTSADFPVHWPVLTRWTDNDMFGHLNNAVYYQLFDTAINAWINTSTGIDPLTAPWLGVVAESGCRYFAELKFPQPLMIGLAVSKLGRTSVTYRLCAFASAAGETELLHPVAAVGHWVHVYVDRTTRRPVPIPETIRELLATAVRD; translated from the coding sequence ATGACCAGTAGCGAACGTGAGCTGACCAGTGCCGATTTCCCGGTCCACTGGCCGGTGCTGACCCGGTGGACCGACAACGACATGTTCGGCCACCTCAACAACGCCGTGTACTACCAGCTGTTCGACACCGCGATCAACGCCTGGATCAACACCAGCACCGGCATCGACCCGCTGACCGCGCCGTGGCTGGGTGTGGTCGCGGAGTCCGGGTGCCGCTACTTCGCCGAGCTGAAGTTCCCCCAGCCGCTGATGATCGGCCTGGCCGTGTCGAAGTTGGGCCGCACCAGTGTCACCTACCGGCTGTGCGCGTTCGCCTCAGCGGCCGGCGAAACCGAGCTGCTGCACCCCGTCGCCGCCGTCGGGCACTGGGTGCACGTCTACGTCGACCGGACGACCCGCAGACCGGTGCCCATCCCGGAGACCATCCGCGAACTGCTGGCGACGGCGGTTCGGGACTAA
- a CDS encoding M15 family metallopeptidase, protein MRWQLRRGALLCAATVAVVCTLGTATAHGEPGPSDQDGTLVGPSASGFPPSGQPFAVGDAAIDSFGGYLPDGLPLSPFDVTNPVIGRLDPALVSAVQEATRAAAADGIEMRINSGWRSRGFQQRLFEDGVVTYGSVQAAQEFVASPEASMHVAGKAVDVGPPEAAAWMSHNGVRFGLCQVFANELWHYELTADDQGRCPPMKPNAAG, encoded by the coding sequence ATGCGGTGGCAACTCAGACGCGGTGCCCTGCTGTGCGCGGCGACGGTGGCAGTGGTGTGCACCCTGGGCACCGCCACCGCGCACGGCGAACCCGGGCCCTCTGATCAGGACGGAACCCTGGTGGGCCCGTCGGCGTCCGGCTTCCCGCCTTCGGGCCAGCCGTTCGCGGTCGGCGACGCCGCAATCGACTCGTTCGGCGGTTATCTTCCCGACGGGTTGCCGCTGAGCCCCTTCGACGTGACCAATCCGGTGATCGGGCGACTGGACCCGGCCCTGGTGTCGGCGGTGCAGGAAGCGACCCGCGCCGCAGCGGCCGACGGCATCGAGATGCGGATCAACTCCGGTTGGCGCTCCCGCGGATTCCAGCAGCGGCTGTTCGAAGACGGCGTGGTGACCTACGGAAGTGTCCAGGCGGCACAGGAATTCGTGGCCTCGCCGGAGGCCTCCATGCACGTGGCCGGCAAGGCCGTGGACGTCGGCCCGCCGGAGGCCGCGGCGTGGATGTCACACAACGGCGTCCGGTTCGGGCTGTGCCAGGTGTTCGCCAACGAGCTGTGGCACTACGAACTCACCGCCGACGACCAGGGCCGCTGTCCGCCGATGAAGCCGAACGCCGCAGGGTGA
- a CDS encoding metallophosphoesterase produces MAKSRWRRLLFVFVVMAILLGVPWWTLLWAGTAWPTAVVIAGTVVFVAVFVGLPVLTMLGHGRRHLDWAAITADVLLGVAWVLFVWSVLGQLLGLVLWVAGVEDPARSRLIAGAVLVAVVALLAWGHFEAMRLPRIKDVDVVLDRLGAGLDGLRVAILTDTHYGPIDRARWSAAVVDRVNELDADIVAHVGDVADGTVALRQAQAAPLAAVRSRHARVYVTGNHEYFSEAQGWLDHFTQIGWDVLHNKHIVVERGGDKLVVAGVDDRTARASGLDGHGADLDTALRGADPQLPVLLLAHQPKQVTGAVTAGVDLQISGHTHGGQIWPFNLLVRLDQPVVHGLSRHGRRTQLYTSRGTGFWGPPFRVFAPSEITVLTLRRSASSADSGPGRRR; encoded by the coding sequence ATGGCAAAGTCCCGGTGGCGCCGTCTGCTGTTCGTGTTCGTGGTCATGGCGATTCTGCTCGGTGTGCCCTGGTGGACGCTGCTGTGGGCCGGCACCGCATGGCCGACGGCGGTGGTGATCGCCGGGACGGTGGTGTTCGTGGCCGTCTTCGTGGGGTTGCCGGTGCTGACCATGCTGGGACACGGCCGCAGGCACCTGGACTGGGCGGCGATCACCGCTGACGTGCTGTTGGGCGTCGCGTGGGTGCTGTTCGTGTGGTCGGTGCTGGGGCAGCTGCTCGGACTGGTGTTGTGGGTGGCCGGTGTCGAGGACCCGGCGAGATCGCGACTGATCGCCGGCGCAGTGCTGGTGGCCGTCGTCGCTCTGCTGGCATGGGGCCATTTCGAGGCGATGCGGCTGCCGCGGATCAAGGACGTCGATGTCGTCCTCGACCGGCTCGGCGCCGGGCTGGACGGGCTGCGGGTGGCGATCCTCACCGACACCCACTACGGCCCGATCGACCGGGCCCGGTGGTCGGCCGCGGTGGTGGACCGTGTCAACGAGCTCGACGCCGACATCGTCGCCCACGTCGGTGACGTCGCGGACGGCACGGTGGCGCTGCGGCAGGCGCAGGCCGCTCCGTTGGCGGCGGTGCGCAGCAGGCACGCCCGCGTGTATGTCACCGGCAACCACGAATACTTCAGCGAGGCGCAGGGCTGGCTCGACCACTTCACGCAGATCGGCTGGGATGTGTTGCACAACAAGCACATCGTGGTCGAACGTGGCGGTGACAAGCTCGTCGTCGCCGGCGTGGACGACCGCACCGCGCGGGCGTCCGGCCTCGACGGGCACGGCGCCGACCTGGACACCGCCCTGCGGGGCGCCGATCCGCAGTTACCGGTGCTGCTGCTGGCGCACCAGCCCAAGCAGGTCACCGGGGCCGTCACGGCCGGTGTCGACCTGCAGATCTCCGGTCACACGCACGGCGGGCAGATCTGGCCGTTCAATCTGCTGGTCCGGCTGGATCAGCCGGTGGTGCACGGACTGAGCAGGCACGGCCGGCGTACCCAGCTCTACACCAGCCGGGGTACCGGATTCTGGGGCCCACCGTTCCGGGTGTTCGCACCGAGCGAGATCACCGTGCTCACCCTGCGGCGTTCGGCTTCATCGGCGGACAGCGGCCCTGGTCGTCGGCGGTGA
- a CDS encoding PHP domain-containing protein has product MLPADNHVHSQFSWDTGVNASMEQTCRRAVQVGLPSVAFTEHVDFTEWGAGDNPAPHDHGHAEIAWRERVLPVDIDGYLASVQECRDRFPELRILTGIEAGEPHHFAGSVAAVLRQAQFDRVLGSLHSIVHDGRLVYTDRVFGDRPAGDIVRDYFAELLNLVERSDIFQVLAHCDYPRRYWPTWEAGEYREEDYEEEYRAVFRALATSGRALELNTASPLASASLMRWWYEEGGDAVSFGSDAHVPLRVGALFDVAVDIVAAAGFRPGRDEYDFWRR; this is encoded by the coding sequence GTGCTCCCTGCCGACAACCACGTCCACTCGCAGTTCTCCTGGGATACCGGAGTCAACGCCTCGATGGAACAGACCTGCCGTCGCGCGGTGCAGGTGGGGCTGCCGTCGGTCGCGTTCACCGAACACGTCGATTTCACCGAATGGGGTGCCGGCGACAATCCCGCTCCACATGACCATGGGCACGCTGAAATAGCTTGGCGCGAAAGAGTTCTCCCGGTCGACATCGACGGCTACCTGGCCAGTGTGCAGGAGTGTCGCGACCGCTTCCCCGAACTGCGGATCCTCACCGGCATCGAAGCCGGTGAGCCGCACCACTTCGCCGGCAGTGTCGCCGCGGTGCTGCGGCAGGCGCAGTTCGACCGGGTGCTCGGATCGTTGCACTCCATCGTGCACGACGGCCGACTGGTCTACACCGACCGGGTGTTCGGCGATCGACCCGCCGGTGACATCGTCCGGGACTACTTCGCCGAACTGCTGAACCTCGTCGAACGGTCTGACATTTTCCAGGTGCTGGCGCACTGCGACTACCCGCGTCGGTACTGGCCGACCTGGGAGGCCGGGGAGTACCGCGAGGAAGACTACGAAGAGGAGTACCGCGCCGTCTTCCGGGCGCTGGCAACGTCGGGGCGCGCGCTGGAACTCAACACCGCGAGCCCGCTGGCCTCGGCGAGCTTGATGCGGTGGTGGTACGAGGAAGGCGGCGACGCGGTGTCCTTCGGCAGTGACGCCCATGTGCCGCTGCGGGTGGGCGCCCTGTTCGACGTTGCGGTCGACATCGTGGCCGCCGCGGGTTTCCGGCCGGGCCGCGACGAGTACGACTTCTGGCGTCGCTAG
- a CDS encoding enolase C-terminal domain-like protein, translating to MKTLIDFDNAVVVAIPVRAGFGEPGRRECMLLEGPQGWGEFSPPPDIDDHLAARWLTAAVEPGTVGWPDAVRGRVPVAVEVPALDPEQAHQLVAAAGCRTAEVRVTGVGDTARVAAVRDALGPRGRLRCVADGTWDVETAAAAVAALARAAGDLEYVEQPCRTAEELATLRRNVDVRIAVRAVPGMSVGEVADVVVLECASLGGVRRSLRIAETTGLPAVVRAGRQTSIGIAGAVALAGALPELPFDCAVGRPSWVSADVASTSRALVAADGYVPVAPMPPAPESALLQEYAIDDADRLTWWRGRLARARGAL from the coding sequence GTGAAAACGCTGATCGACTTCGACAACGCCGTCGTGGTGGCCATCCCGGTGCGGGCCGGGTTCGGCGAACCCGGCCGTCGTGAGTGCATGCTGCTCGAAGGCCCGCAGGGTTGGGGCGAGTTCAGCCCACCTCCGGACATCGACGATCACCTGGCGGCCCGCTGGCTCACCGCAGCCGTGGAGCCCGGCACTGTCGGCTGGCCCGACGCGGTGCGGGGCCGGGTCCCGGTCGCGGTCGAGGTTCCCGCGCTCGACCCCGAACAGGCGCACCAGCTGGTCGCGGCCGCGGGCTGTCGTACCGCCGAGGTCCGCGTCACCGGGGTCGGCGACACCGCCCGGGTGGCGGCGGTGCGCGACGCCCTGGGCCCGCGGGGACGGCTGCGCTGTGTTGCGGACGGGACGTGGGACGTCGAAACCGCGGCCGCCGCCGTCGCTGCCCTGGCCCGGGCTGCCGGTGACCTCGAATACGTCGAGCAGCCCTGCAGGACAGCCGAAGAGTTGGCCACCCTGCGCCGCAATGTCGACGTCCGGATCGCCGTGCGGGCGGTGCCGGGCATGTCGGTGGGTGAAGTCGCCGATGTGGTGGTGCTGGAGTGCGCGTCGTTGGGCGGTGTCCGTCGATCGCTGCGCATCGCCGAGACGACCGGGCTGCCGGCCGTGGTCCGGGCGGGCCGCCAGACCAGCATCGGCATCGCCGGAGCCGTGGCACTCGCCGGTGCCCTGCCCGAGTTGCCGTTCGATTGCGCCGTCGGCCGTCCGTCCTGGGTGAGCGCCGATGTGGCCAGCACATCGCGGGCCCTGGTGGCTGCAGACGGATATGTACCGGTGGCGCCGATGCCCCCGGCCCCGGAGTCCGCCCTGCTGCAGGAGTACGCGATCGACGATGCGGACCGGCTCACATGGTGGCGCGGACGGCTTGCGCGGGCGCGCGGCGCGCTGTGA
- a CDS encoding DUF302 domain-containing protein: MADNAATTVEHLARRLTVVVPGSYDDVRTRYELLVPVVDYVAFAAAHSWDEALMAAEDSAPYGFMRYYRGDVSAVMRGSSAPWNATQYLMGNHVIAERMFRHDPAVMLHAPLRTLIYTDSEGDTRFAVDQPSTLFASYGIDAITVVGQYLDELLARLLALLGAEVPALLQPRAAPPRLGTLTARRAPAQAVRATM, encoded by the coding sequence ATGGCGGACAACGCCGCAACCACTGTCGAGCACCTGGCGCGCCGGCTCACCGTGGTGGTACCCGGCTCGTATGACGACGTGCGGACCCGGTATGAGCTGTTGGTGCCGGTCGTGGATTACGTCGCCTTCGCCGCGGCGCACTCCTGGGACGAAGCGCTGATGGCCGCCGAGGACAGTGCACCGTACGGGTTCATGCGCTACTACCGCGGAGATGTCAGCGCGGTGATGCGTGGCTCGTCCGCACCGTGGAACGCCACCCAATATCTGATGGGAAACCACGTCATCGCCGAGCGGATGTTCCGCCACGACCCGGCGGTGATGCTGCATGCGCCGTTGCGGACCCTGATCTACACCGACTCCGAGGGCGACACCCGGTTTGCGGTGGACCAGCCGAGCACGCTGTTCGCCAGTTACGGAATCGACGCCATCACCGTCGTCGGCCAGTACCTCGACGAGCTGCTGGCCCGCCTCCTCGCATTACTGGGCGCCGAGGTTCCCGCACTGTTGCAGCCCCGCGCCGCTCCACCGCGGCTAGGGACGCTCACAGCGCGCCGCGCGCCCGCGCAAGCCGTCCGCGCCACCATGTGA
- a CDS encoding MerR family transcriptional regulator, producing the protein MGGDTEYEHLQIGEVASRTELSIKTIRHYDDVGLVTPSARSAGGFRLYTADDVSRLLAIRRMKPLGFTLDEMGELLAALDVLNTPATSAAQRAAAAAYLADCHTRALQACAQLTKQLTYARELTDQLARYRNGG; encoded by the coding sequence ATGGGCGGCGACACCGAATACGAGCATCTGCAGATCGGCGAGGTGGCCTCGCGAACCGAACTGTCCATCAAGACAATTCGGCATTACGACGACGTGGGACTCGTCACGCCGTCAGCACGCTCGGCCGGCGGCTTCCGGCTGTACACCGCCGACGATGTGAGTCGCCTGCTGGCGATCCGCCGGATGAAGCCGCTGGGATTCACCCTGGACGAAATGGGTGAATTGCTCGCCGCCCTCGACGTTTTGAACACCCCCGCAACCAGCGCGGCGCAGCGGGCCGCGGCAGCTGCGTATCTGGCGGACTGCCACACCCGTGCCCTCCAAGCCTGCGCGCAGCTGACCAAACAGCTGACCTACGCGCGAGAACTCACCGACCAATTGGCCCGATACCGGAATGGGGGCTAG